In one window of Escherichia coli DSM 30083 = JCM 1649 = ATCC 11775 DNA:
- the ddlB gene encoding D-alanine--D-alanine ligase — MTDKIAVLLGGTSAEREVSLNSGAAVLAGLREGGIDAYPVDPKEVDVTQLKSMGFQKVFIALHGRGGEDGTLQGMLELMGLPYTGSGVMASALSMDKLRSKLLWQGAGLPVAPWVALTRAEFEKGLNDKQLAEISSLGLPVIVKPSREGSSVGMSKVVAENALQDALRLAFQHDEEVLIEKWLSGPEFTIAILGEEILPSIRIQPAGTFYDYEAKYLSDETQYFCPAGLEASQEANLQALVLKAWTTLGCKGWGRIDVMLDSDGQFYLLEANTSPGMTSHSLVPMAARQAGMSFSQLVVRILELAD, encoded by the coding sequence ATGACTGATAAAATCGCGGTCCTGTTGGGCGGGACCTCCGCTGAGCGGGAAGTTTCTCTGAATTCTGGCGCAGCGGTGTTAGCCGGGCTGCGTGAAGGCGGTATTGACGCGTATCCTGTCGACCCGAAAGAAGTCGACGTGACGCAACTGAAGTCGATGGGTTTTCAGAAAGTGTTTATCGCGCTACACGGTCGCGGCGGTGAAGATGGTACGCTGCAGGGCATGCTCGAGCTGATGGGCTTGCCTTATACCGGCAGCGGAGTGATGGCATCTGCGCTTTCAATGGATAAACTACGCAGCAAACTTCTGTGGCAGGGTGCCGGTTTACCGGTCGCGCCGTGGGTAGCGTTAACCCGCGCAGAGTTTGAAAAAGGCCTTAACGATAAGCAGTTAGCAGAAATTTCTTCTCTGGGTTTGCCGGTTATCGTTAAGCCGAGCCGCGAAGGTTCCAGTGTGGGAATGTCAAAAGTAGTAGCAGAAAATGCTCTACAAGATGCATTAAGATTGGCATTTCAGCACGATGAAGAAGTATTGATTGAAAAATGGCTAAGTGGGCCGGAGTTCACGATTGCGATACTCGGTGAAGAAATTTTACCGTCAATACGTATTCAACCGGCCGGAACCTTCTATGATTATGAGGCGAAGTATCTCTCTGATGAGACACAGTATTTCTGCCCCGCAGGTCTGGAAGCGTCACAAGAGGCCAATTTGCAGGCATTAGTGCTAAAAGCATGGACGACGTTAGGTTGCAAAGGATGGGGACGTATTGACGTTATGCTGGACAGTGATGGACAGTTTTATCTGCTGGAAGCCAATACCTCACCGGGTATGACCAGCCACAGTCTGGTGCCGATGGCGGCACGTCAGGCAGGTATGAGCTTCTCGCAGTTGGTAGTACGAATTCTGGAACTGGCGGACTAA
- the ftsW gene encoding cell division protein FtsW — protein MRLSLPRLKMPRLPGFSILVWISTALKGWVMGSREKDTDSLIMYDRTLLWLTFGLAAIGFIMVTSASMPIGQRLTNDPFFFAKRDGVYLILAFILAIITLRLPMEFWQRYSATMLLGSIILLMIVLVVGSSVKGASRWIDLGLLRIQPAELTKLSLFCYIANYLVRKGDEVRNNLRGFLKPMGVILVLAVLLLAQPDLGTVVVLFVTTLAMLFLAGAKLWQFIAIIGMGISAVVLLILAEPYRIRRVTAFWNPWEDPFGSGYQLTQSLMAFGRGELWGQGLGNSVQKLEYLPEAHTDFIFAIIGEELGYVGVVLALLMVFFVAFRAMSIGRKALEIDHRFSGFLACSIGIWFSFQALVNVGAAAGMLPTKGLTLPLISYGGSSLLIMSTAIMMLLRIDYETRLEKAQAFVRGSR, from the coding sequence ATGCGTTTATCTCTCCCTCGCCTGAAAATGCCGCGCCTGCCAGGATTCAGTATTCTGGTCTGGATCTCCACGGCGCTAAAGGGCTGGGTGATGGGCTCGCGGGAAAAAGATACCGACAGCCTGATCATGTACGATCGCACCTTACTGTGGCTGACCTTCGGCCTCGCGGCGATTGGCTTTATCATGGTGACCTCGGCGTCAATGCCCATAGGGCAACGCTTAACCAACGATCCGTTCTTCTTCGCGAAGCGTGATGGCGTCTATCTGATCCTGGCATTCATTCTGGCGATCATTACGCTGCGTCTGCCGATGGAGTTCTGGCAACGCTACAGTGCCACGATGCTGCTCGGATCTATCATCCTGCTGATGATCGTTCTGGTAGTGGGTAGCTCGGTTAAAGGGGCATCGCGTTGGATCGATCTCGGTTTGCTGCGTATCCAGCCTGCGGAGCTGACAAAACTGTCGCTGTTTTGCTATATCGCCAACTATCTGGTGCGTAAAGGCGACGAAGTACGTAATAACCTGCGCGGCTTCCTGAAACCGATGGGCGTAATTCTGGTGTTGGCAGTGTTACTGCTGGCACAGCCAGACCTTGGTACGGTGGTGGTGTTGTTTGTGACTACGCTGGCGATGTTGTTCCTGGCAGGAGCGAAATTGTGGCAGTTCATTGCCATTATCGGTATGGGCATTTCAGCGGTTGTGTTGCTGATCCTCGCCGAACCGTACCGTATCCGCCGTGTTACCGCATTCTGGAACCCGTGGGAAGATCCCTTTGGCAGCGGCTATCAGTTAACGCAATCGTTGATGGCGTTTGGTCGCGGTGAACTGTGGGGACAAGGTTTAGGTAACTCGGTACAAAAACTGGAGTATCTGCCGGAAGCGCATACTGACTTTATTTTCGCCATTATCGGCGAAGAACTGGGGTATGTCGGTGTGGTGCTGGCACTTTTAATGGTATTCTTCGTCGCTTTTCGCGCGATGTCGATTGGCCGCAAAGCATTAGAAATTGACCACCGTTTTTCCGGTTTTCTCGCCTGTTCTATTGGTATCTGGTTTAGTTTCCAGGCGCTGGTTAACGTAGGCGCGGCGGCGGGGATGTTACCGACCAAAGGTCTGACATTGCCGCTGATCAGTTACGGTGGTTCGAGCTTACTGATTATGTCGACAGCCATCATGATGCTGTTGCGTATTGATTATGAAACGCGTCTGGAGAAAGCGCAGGCGTTTGTACGAGGTTCACGATGA
- the murG gene encoding undecaprenyldiphospho-muramoylpentapeptide beta-N-acetylglucosaminyltransferase, translated as MSGQGKRLMVMAGGTGGHVFPGLAVAHHLMAQGWQVRWLGTADRMEADLVPKHGIEIDFIRISGLRGKGIKALIAAPLRIFNAWRQARAIMKAYKPDVVLGMGGYVSGPGGLAAWSLGIPVVLHEQNGIAGLTNKWLAKIATKVMQAFPGAFPNAEVVGNPVRTDVLALPLPQQRLAGREGPVRVLVVGGSQGARILNQTMPQVAAKLGDSVTIWHQSGKGSQQSVEQAYAEAGQPQHKVTEFIDDMAAAYAWADVVVCRSGALTVSEIAAAGLPALFVPFQHKDRQQYWNALPLEKAGAAKIIEQSQLSVDAVANTLAGWSREILLTMAERARAASIPDATERVANEVSRAARA; from the coding sequence ATGAGTGGTCAAGGGAAGCGATTAATGGTGATGGCAGGCGGAACCGGTGGACATGTATTCCCGGGGCTGGCGGTTGCGCACCATCTAATGGCTCAGGGTTGGCAAGTTCGCTGGCTGGGGACTGCCGACCGTATGGAAGCGGACTTAGTGCCAAAACATGGCATCGAAATTGATTTCATTCGTATCTCTGGTCTGCGTGGAAAAGGTATAAAAGCACTGATAGCTGCGCCGCTGCGTATCTTCAACGCCTGGCGTCAGGCGCGGGCGATTATGAAAGCGTACAAACCTGACGTGGTGCTCGGTATGGGCGGCTATGTATCAGGTCCAGGTGGTCTGGCCGCGTGGTCGTTAGGCATTCCGGTTGTACTTCATGAACAAAACGGTATTGCGGGCTTAACCAATAAATGGCTGGCGAAGATTGCTACCAAAGTGATGCAGGCGTTTCCAGGTGCTTTTCCTAATGCGGAAGTGGTGGGTAACCCGGTGCGTACCGATGTGCTGGCGCTGCCGTTGCCGCAGCAACGTTTGGCTGGACGTGAAGGTCCGGTTCGTGTGTTGGTAGTGGGTGGTTCCCAGGGCGCACGCATTCTTAATCAGACAATGCCGCAGGTTGCTGCGAAACTGGGTGATTCAGTCACTATCTGGCATCAGAGCGGCAAAGGTTCGCAACAATCCGTTGAACAGGCGTATGCCGAAGCGGGGCAACCGCAGCATAAAGTGACGGAATTTATTGATGATATGGCGGCGGCGTATGCGTGGGCGGATGTCGTCGTTTGCCGCTCCGGTGCGTTAACGGTGAGTGAAATCGCCGCGGCAGGACTACCGGCGTTGTTTGTGCCGTTTCAACATAAAGACCGTCAGCAATACTGGAATGCGCTACCGCTGGAAAAAGCGGGCGCAGCCAAAATTATCGAGCAGTCACAGCTTAGCGTGGATGCTGTCGCCAACACCCTGGCCGGGTGGTCGCGAGAAATCTTATTAACCATGGCAGAACGCGCCCGCGCTGCATCCATTCCGGATGCCACCGAGCGAGTGGCAAATGAAGTGAGCCGGGCTGCCCGGGCGTAA
- the ftsA gene encoding cell division protein FtsA, giving the protein MIKATDRKLVVGLEIGTAKVAALVGEVLPDGMVNIIGVGSCPSRGMDKGGVNDLESVVKCVQRAIDQAELMADCQISSVYLALSGKHISCQNEIGMVPISEEEVTQEDVENVVHTAKSVRVRDEHRVLHVIPQEYAIDYQEGIKNPVGLSGVRMQAKVHLITCHNDMAKNIVKAVERCGLKVDQLIFAGLASSYSVLTEDERELGVCVVDIGGGTMDIAVYTGGALRHTKVIPYAGNVVTSDIAYAFGTPPSDAEAIKVRHGCALGSIVGKDESVEVPSVGGRPPRSLQRQTLAEVIEPRYTELLNLVNEEILQLQEKLRQQGVKHHLAAGIVLTGGAAQIEGLAACAQRVFHTQVRIGAPLNITGLTDYAQEPYYSTAVGLLHYGKESHLNGEAEVEKRVTASVGSWIKRLNSWLRKEF; this is encoded by the coding sequence ATGATCAAGGCGACGGACAGAAAACTGGTAGTAGGACTGGAGATTGGTACCGCGAAGGTTGCCGCTTTAGTAGGGGAAGTTCTGCCCGACGGTATGGTCAATATCATTGGCGTGGGTAGTTGCCCGTCGCGTGGTATGGATAAAGGTGGGGTGAACGACCTCGAATCCGTGGTCAAGTGCGTACAACGCGCCATTGACCAGGCAGAATTGATGGCAGATTGTCAGATCTCTTCGGTATATCTGGCGCTTTCTGGTAAGCACATCAGCTGCCAGAATGAAATTGGTATGGTGCCTATTTCTGAAGAAGAAGTGACGCAAGAAGATGTGGAAAACGTCGTCCATACCGCGAAATCGGTGCGTGTGCGCGATGAGCATCGTGTGTTGCATGTGATCCCGCAAGAGTATGCGATTGACTATCAGGAAGGGATCAAGAATCCGGTAGGGCTTTCGGGCGTGCGGATGCAGGCAAAAGTGCACCTGATCACATGTCACAATGATATGGCGAAAAACATCGTCAAAGCGGTTGAACGTTGTGGGCTGAAAGTTGACCAACTGATATTTGCCGGTCTGGCATCAAGTTATTCGGTATTGACGGAAGATGAACGTGAACTGGGTGTCTGCGTCGTTGATATCGGTGGTGGTACAATGGATATCGCCGTTTATACCGGTGGGGCATTGCGCCACACGAAGGTAATTCCTTATGCTGGCAATGTCGTGACCAGTGATATCGCTTACGCCTTTGGCACACCGCCAAGTGACGCCGAAGCGATTAAAGTTCGCCACGGTTGTGCGCTGGGCTCCATCGTTGGAAAAGATGAGAGCGTGGAAGTGCCGAGCGTAGGCGGTCGTCCGCCGCGGAGTCTACAACGTCAGACCCTGGCAGAGGTGATCGAGCCGCGCTATACCGAGCTGCTCAATCTGGTCAACGAAGAGATATTGCAGTTGCAGGAAAAGCTTCGCCAACAAGGGGTTAAACATCACCTGGCGGCAGGCATTGTATTAACCGGTGGCGCAGCGCAGATCGAAGGTCTTGCAGCCTGTGCTCAGCGCGTGTTTCATACGCAAGTGCGTATCGGCGCGCCGCTGAACATTACCGGTTTAACGGATTATGCTCAGGAGCCGTATTATTCGACGGCGGTGGGATTGCTTCACTATGGGAAAGAGTCACATCTTAACGGTGAAGCTGAAGTAGAAAAACGTGTTACAGCATCAGTTGGCTCGTGGATCAAGCGACTCAATAGTTGGCTGCGAAAAGAGTTTTAA
- the murF gene encoding UDP-N-acetylmuramoyl-tripeptide--D-alanyl-D-alanine ligase — MISVTLSQLTDILNGELQGADITLDAVTTDTRKLTPGCLFVALKGERFDAHDFADQAKAGGAGALLVSRPLDIDLPQLIVKDTRLAFGELAAWVRQQVPARVVALTGSSGKTSVKEMTAAILSQCGNTLYTAGNLNNDIGVPMTLLRLTPEYDYAVIELGANHQGEIAWTVSLTRPEAALVNNLAAAHLEGFGSLAGVAKAKGEIFSGLPENGIAIMNADNNDWLNWQSVIGSRKVWRFSPNAANSDFTATNIHVTSHGTEFTLQTPTGSVDVLLPLPGRHNIANALAAAALSMSVGATLDAIKAGLANLKAVPGRLFPIKLAENQLLLDDSYNANVGSMTAAVQVLAEMPGYRVLVVGDMAELGAESEACHVQVGEAAKAAGIDCVLSVGKQSHAISTASGVGEHFSDKTALIARLKSLIAEQQVITILVKGSRSAAMEEVVRALQENGTC, encoded by the coding sequence ATGATTAGCGTAACCCTTAGCCAACTTACCGATATTCTCAACGGTGAACTGCAAGGTGCAGATATTACCCTTGATGCTGTAACCACTGACACGCGAAAACTGACGCCGGGCTGCCTGTTTGTTGCCCTGAAAGGCGAACGTTTCGATGCTCATGATTTTGCCGACCAGGCGAAAGCTGGCGGCGCAGGCGCACTACTGGTTAGCCGTCCGCTGGATATTGATCTGCCGCAGTTAATCGTCAAGGATACGCGTCTGGCGTTTGGTGAACTGGCTGCATGGGTTCGCCAGCAAGTTCCGGCGCGCGTGGTTGCTCTGACAGGTTCCTCCGGCAAAACCTCCGTTAAAGAGATGACGGCGGCAATTTTAAGCCAGTGCGGCAACACACTTTATACGGCAGGCAATCTCAATAACGACATCGGTGTACCGATGACGCTGTTGCGCTTAACGCCGGAATACGATTACGCAGTTATTGAACTTGGCGCGAACCATCAGGGTGAAATTGCCTGGACTGTGAGTCTGACTCGCCCGGAAGCGGCGCTGGTCAACAACCTGGCAGCGGCGCATTTGGAAGGTTTTGGCTCGCTTGCGGGTGTCGCGAAAGCGAAAGGTGAAATCTTTAGCGGCCTGCCGGAAAACGGTATCGCCATTATGAACGCCGACAACAACGACTGGCTGAACTGGCAGAGCGTAATTGGCTCACGCAAAGTGTGGCGTTTCTCACCTAATGCCGCCAACAGCGATTTCACCGCCACCAATATCCATGTAACCTCGCACGGTACGGAATTTACCCTGCAAACCCCTACAGGTAGCGTCGATGTTCTGCTGCCGTTGCCGGGGCGTCACAATATTGCGAATGCGCTGGCAGCCGCTGCGCTCTCCATGTCCGTGGGCGCAACGCTTGATGCTATCAAAGCGGGGCTGGCAAATCTGAAAGCTGTTCCAGGCCGTCTGTTCCCCATAAAACTGGCAGAAAACCAGTTGCTGCTCGACGACTCCTACAACGCCAATGTCGGTTCAATGACCGCCGCTGTTCAGGTTCTGGCTGAAATGCCGGGCTACCGCGTGCTGGTGGTGGGCGATATGGCGGAACTGGGCGCTGAAAGCGAAGCCTGCCATGTACAGGTGGGCGAAGCGGCAAAAGCTGCTGGTATTGACTGCGTGTTAAGTGTGGGTAAACAAAGCCATGCTATCAGCACCGCCAGCGGCGTTGGCGAACATTTTTCCGATAAAACTGCGCTTATCGCGCGTCTTAAATCACTGATTGCTGAGCAACAGGTAATTACGATTTTAGTTAAGGGTTCACGTAGTGCTGCCATGGAAGAGGTAGTACGCGCTTTACAGGAGAATGGGACATGTTAG
- the ftsQ gene encoding cell division protein FtsQ has protein sequence MSQAALNTRNSEEEVSSRRNNGTRLAGILFLLTVLTTVLVSGWVVLGWMEDAQRLPLSKLVLTGERHYTRNDDIRQSILALGEPGTFMTQDVNIIQTQIEQRLPWIKQVSVRKQWPDELKIHLVEYVPIARWNDQHMVDAEGNTFSVPPDRTSKQVLPMLYGPEGSANEVLQGYREMGQMLAKDRFTLKEAAMTARRSWQLTLNNDIKLNLGRGDTMKRLARFVELYPVLQQQAQTDGKRISYVDLRYDSGAAVGWAPLPPEESTQQQNQAQAEQQ, from the coding sequence ATGTCGCAGGCTGCTCTGAACACGCGAAATAGCGAAGAAGAGGTTTCTTCTCGCCGCAATAATGGAACGCGTCTGGCGGGGATCCTTTTCCTGCTGACCGTTTTAACGACAGTGTTGGTGAGCGGCTGGGTCGTGTTGGGCTGGATGGAAGATGCGCAACGCCTGCCGCTCTCAAAGCTGGTGTTGACCGGTGAACGCCATTACACGCGTAATGACGATATCCGGCAGTCGATCCTGGCATTGGGTGAGCCAGGTACCTTTATGACCCAGGATGTCAACATCATCCAGACGCAAATAGAACAACGCCTGCCGTGGATTAAGCAGGTGAGCGTCAGAAAGCAGTGGCCTGATGAATTGAAGATTCATCTGGTTGAATATGTGCCGATTGCGCGGTGGAATGATCAACATATGGTAGACGCGGAAGGAAACACCTTCAGCGTGCCGCCAGATCGCACCAGCAAGCAGGTGCTTCCAATGCTGTATGGCCCGGAAGGCAGCGCCAATGAAGTGTTGCAGGGCTATCGCGAAATGGGGCAGATGCTGGCAAAGGACAGATTTACTCTGAAGGAAGCGGCGATGACCGCGCGACGTTCCTGGCAGTTGACGCTGAATAACGATATTAAGCTCAATCTTGGTCGGGGCGATACGATGAAACGTTTGGCTCGCTTTGTAGAACTTTATCCGGTTTTACAGCAGCAGGCGCAAACCGATGGCAAACGGATTAGCTACGTTGATTTGCGTTATGACTCTGGAGCGGCAGTAGGCTGGGCGCCCTTGCCGCCAGAGGAATCTACTCAGCAACAAAATCAGGCACAGGCAGAACAACAATGA
- the murD gene encoding UDP-N-acetylmuramoyl-L-alanine--D-glutamate ligase → MADYQGKNVVIIGLGLTGLSCVDFFLARGVTPRVMDTRMTPPGLDKLPEAVERHTGGLNDEWLMAADLIVASPGIALAHPSLSAAADAGIEIVGDIELFCREAQAPIVAITGSNGKSTVTTLVGEMAKAAGVNVGVGGNIGLPALMLLDDECELYVLELSSFQLETTSSLQAVAATILNVTEDHMDRYPFGLQQYRAAKLRIYENAKVCVVNADDALTMPIRGADERCVSFGVNMGDYHLNHQQGETWLRVKGEKVLNVKEMKLSGQHNYTNALAALALADAAGLPRASSLKALTTFTGLPHRFEVVLEHNGVRWVNDSKATNVGSTEAALNGLHVDGTLHLLLGGDGKSADFSPLARYLNGDNVRLYCFGRDGAQLAALRPEVAEQTETMEQAMRLLAPRVQPGDMVLLSPACASLDQFKNFEQRGNEFARLAKELG, encoded by the coding sequence ATGGCTGATTACCAGGGTAAAAATGTCGTCATTATCGGCCTGGGCCTCACCGGGCTTTCTTGCGTGGACTTTTTCCTCGCTCGCGGTGTGACGCCGCGCGTTATGGATACGCGTATGACACCGCCTGGCCTGGATAAATTACCCGAAGCCGTAGAACGCCACACGGGCGGTCTGAATGATGAATGGCTGATGGCGGCAGATCTGATTGTCGCCAGTCCCGGTATTGCACTGGCGCATCCATCCTTAAGCGCTGCCGCTGATGCCGGAATCGAAATCGTTGGCGATATCGAGCTGTTCTGTCGTGAAGCACAAGCACCGATTGTGGCGATTACCGGTTCTAACGGCAAAAGCACGGTCACCACGCTAGTGGGTGAAATGGCGAAAGCGGCGGGGGTTAACGTTGGTGTGGGTGGCAATATTGGCCTGCCTGCGTTGATGCTGTTGGATGATGAGTGCGAACTGTACGTGCTGGAACTGTCGAGCTTCCAGCTGGAAACCACCTCCAGCTTACAGGCGGTAGCAGCGACCATTCTGAACGTGACTGAAGATCATATGGATCGCTATCCGTTTGGTTTACAACAGTATCGTGCAGCAAAACTGCGCATTTACGAAAACGCAAAAGTTTGCGTGGTTAATGCTGATGATGCCTTAACAATGCCGATTCGCGGTGCGGATGAACGCTGCGTCAGCTTTGGCGTCAACATGGGCGACTATCACCTGAATCATCAGCAGGGCGAAACCTGGCTGCGGGTGAAAGGCGAGAAAGTGCTGAACGTGAAAGAAATGAAACTTTCCGGGCAGCATAACTACACCAATGCGCTGGCGGCGCTGGCGCTGGCAGATGCCGCAGGGTTACCGCGTGCCAGCAGCCTGAAAGCGTTAACCACATTCACTGGTCTGCCGCATCGCTTTGAAGTTGTGCTGGAGCATAACGGTGTGCGCTGGGTTAACGATTCAAAAGCGACCAACGTCGGCAGTACGGAAGCGGCGCTGAATGGCCTGCACGTAGACGGCACGCTGCATTTGTTGCTGGGGGGCGATGGTAAATCGGCGGACTTTAGCCCACTGGCGCGTTACCTGAATGGCGATAATGTACGTCTGTATTGTTTCGGTCGGGACGGCGCGCAGCTGGCGGCGCTACGCCCGGAAGTGGCAGAACAAACCGAAACCATGGAACAGGCGATGCGCTTGCTGGCTCCGCGTGTTCAGCCGGGCGATATGGTTCTGCTCTCCCCGGCCTGTGCCAGCCTTGATCAATTCAAGAACTTTGAACAACGAGGCAATGAGTTTGCCCGTCTGGCGAAGGAGTTAGGTTGA
- the murC gene encoding UDP-N-acetylmuramate--L-alanine ligase, whose protein sequence is MNTQQLAKLRSIVPEMRRVRHIHFVGIGGAGMGGIAEVLANEGYQISGSDLAPNPVTQQLMNLGATIYFNHRPENVRDASVVVVSSAISADNPEIVAAHEARIPVIRRAEMLAELMRFRHGIAIAGTHGKTTTTAMVSSIYAEAGLDPTFVNGGLVKAAGVHARLGHGRYLIAEADESDASFLHLQPMVAIVTNIEADHMDTYQGDFENLKQTFINFLHNLPFYGRAVMCVDDPVIRELLPRVGRQTTTYGFSEDADVRVEDYQQIGPQGHFTLLRQDKEPMRVTLNAPGRHNALNAAAAVAVATEEGIDDEAILRALESFQGTGRRFDFLGEFPLEPVNGKSGTAMLVDDYGHHPTEVDATIKAARAGWPDKNLVMLFQPHRFTRTRDLYDDFANVLTQVDTLLMLEVYPAGEAPIPGADSRSLCRTIRGRGKIDPILVPDPAQVAEMLAPVLTGNDLILVQGAGNIGKIARSLAEIKLKPQTPEEEQHD, encoded by the coding sequence ATGAATACACAACAATTGGCAAAACTGCGTTCCATCGTGCCCGAAATGCGTCGCGTTCGGCACATACATTTTGTCGGCATCGGTGGTGCCGGTATGGGCGGTATTGCCGAAGTTCTGGCCAATGAAGGTTATCAGATCAGTGGTTCCGATTTAGCGCCAAATCCGGTCACGCAGCAGTTAATGAATCTGGGAGCGACGATTTATTTCAACCATCGCCCGGAAAACGTACGTGATGCCAGCGTGGTCGTTGTTTCCAGCGCGATTTCTGCCGATAACCCGGAAATTGTTGCAGCTCATGAAGCGCGTATTCCGGTGATCCGTCGTGCTGAAATGCTGGCTGAGTTAATGCGTTTTCGTCATGGCATCGCCATTGCCGGAACACACGGCAAAACGACAACCACCGCGATGGTTTCTAGCATCTACGCAGAAGCGGGACTCGACCCAACCTTCGTTAACGGTGGGCTGGTAAAAGCGGCGGGGGTTCATGCGCGTTTGGGGCATGGTCGGTACCTGATTGCCGAAGCAGATGAGAGTGATGCATCGTTCCTGCATCTGCAACCGATGGTGGCGATTGTCACCAATATCGAAGCCGACCACATGGATACCTACCAGGGCGACTTTGAGAATTTAAAACAGACTTTTATTAATTTTCTGCACAACCTGCCGTTTTACGGTCGTGCGGTGATGTGTGTTGATGATCCGGTGATCCGCGAATTGTTACCGCGTGTGGGACGTCAGACCACGACTTACGGCTTCAGCGAAGATGCCGACGTGCGTGTAGAAGATTATCAGCAGATTGGCCCGCAGGGGCACTTTACGCTGCTGCGCCAGGACAAAGAGCCGATGCGCGTCACCCTGAATGCGCCAGGTCGTCATAACGCGCTGAACGCCGCAGCTGCGGTTGCGGTTGCTACGGAAGAGGGAATTGACGACGAGGCTATTTTGCGTGCGCTGGAAAGCTTCCAGGGGACGGGGCGCCGTTTCGATTTCCTCGGTGAATTCCCGCTAGAGCCAGTGAATGGAAAAAGCGGTACGGCAATGCTGGTCGATGACTACGGCCACCACCCGACGGAAGTGGACGCCACTATTAAAGCGGCGCGCGCAGGCTGGCCGGATAAAAACCTGGTAATGCTGTTTCAGCCGCACCGTTTTACCCGTACGCGCGACCTGTATGATGATTTCGCCAATGTGCTGACGCAGGTTGATACCCTGTTGATGCTGGAAGTGTATCCGGCTGGTGAAGCGCCAATTCCGGGAGCGGACAGCCGTTCGCTGTGTCGCACAATTCGTGGACGTGGGAAAATTGATCCCATTCTGGTGCCGGACCCGGCGCAGGTAGCCGAGATGCTGGCACCGGTATTAACCGGTAACGACCTGATTCTCGTTCAGGGGGCTGGTAATATCGGAAAAATTGCTCGTTCTTTAGCTGAAATCAAACTGAAGCCGCAAACTCCGGAGGAAGAACAACATGACTGA
- the mraY gene encoding phospho-N-acetylmuramoyl-pentapeptide-transferase, with protein MLVWLAEHLVKYYSGFNVFSYLTFRAIVSLLTALFISLWMGPRMIAHLQKLSFGQVVRNDGPESHFSKRGTPTMGGIMILTAIVISVLLWAYPSNPYVWCVLVVLVGYGVIGFVDDYRKVVRKDTKGLIARWKYFWMSVIALGVAFALYLAGKDTPATQLVVPFFKDVMPQLGLFYILLAYFVIVGTGNAVNLTDGLDGLAIMPTVFVAGGFALVAWATGNMNFASYLHIPYLRHAGELVIVCTAIVGAGLGFLWFNTYPAQVFMGDVGSLALGGALGIIAVLLRQEFLLVIMGGVFVVETLSVILQVGSFKLRGQRIFRMAPIHHHYELKGWPEPRVIVRFWIISLMLVLIGLATLKVR; from the coding sequence ATGTTAGTTTGGCTGGCCGAACATTTGGTCAAATATTATTCCGGCTTTAACGTCTTTTCCTATCTGACGTTTCGCGCCATCGTCAGCCTGCTGACCGCGCTGTTCATCTCATTGTGGATGGGCCCGCGTATGATTGCTCATTTGCAAAAACTTTCCTTTGGTCAGGTGGTGCGTAACGACGGTCCTGAATCACACTTCAGCAAGCGCGGTACACCGACCATGGGCGGGATAATGATCCTGACGGCGATTGTGATCTCCGTGCTGCTGTGGGCTTACCCGTCCAATCCGTACGTCTGGTGCGTACTGGTGGTGCTGGTAGGTTATGGTGTTATTGGCTTTGTTGATGATTATCGCAAAGTGGTGCGTAAAGACACCAAGGGCCTGATTGCCCGTTGGAAGTATTTCTGGATGTCGGTCATTGCACTGGGTGTTGCCTTCGCGCTGTACCTTGCCGGCAAAGACACGCCCGCAACGCAGCTGGTGGTTCCGTTCTTTAAAGATGTGATGCCGCAACTGGGGCTGTTCTACATTCTGCTGGCTTACTTTGTCATTGTGGGTACTGGCAACGCGGTAAACCTGACCGATGGTCTCGACGGTCTGGCAATTATGCCGACCGTATTTGTCGCCGGTGGTTTTGCGCTGGTGGCGTGGGCGACCGGCAACATGAACTTTGCCAGCTATTTACACATACCGTATCTACGACACGCCGGGGAACTGGTCATTGTCTGTACCGCGATAGTCGGGGCAGGGCTGGGCTTCCTGTGGTTTAACACCTATCCGGCGCAGGTCTTTATGGGCGATGTAGGTTCGCTGGCGTTAGGTGGTGCGTTAGGTATTATCGCCGTACTGCTGCGTCAGGAATTCCTGCTGGTGATTATGGGGGGCGTGTTCGTGGTAGAAACGCTTTCCGTCATCCTGCAGGTCGGCTCCTTTAAACTGCGCGGACAACGTATTTTCCGCATGGCACCGATTCATCACCACTATGAACTGAAAGGCTGGCCGGAACCGCGCGTCATTGTGCGTTTCTGGATTATTTCGCTGATGCTGGTCCTGATTGGTCTGGCAACGCTGAAGGTACGTTAA